One genomic window of Desulfomonilia bacterium includes the following:
- a CDS encoding aspartate ammonia-lyase, whose protein sequence is MQKYRVEHDLLGELDVPVAAYWGIHTQRALGNFALSPRKVNAGLIHALALVKKACCLANVETLWMKPDKALAISDACDEVASGRWDSEFPLDAMQGGAGTSTNMNVNEVIANRAIEILNGEKGDYSIVNPIDDINLHQSTNDVYPTAVKVAAIYALRRLSRDIAALQGEFQKKEKEFGEIVKMGRTEMQEAVPLTLGMEFSAFSEALGRDRWRTFKCEERLRVVNLGGTAIGTGISAPKDYIFLVIEKLRDVTGLGLSRGENLAGETANADAFVEVSGIMKAHASNLIKIAGDLRLMNMLGEIRLPSMQAGSSAMPGKINPVIAEAVIQAGIRVVANDLIVTEAANRSTFQIIEFMPMLADALLESMDILSNVDIMLAGHVSGISADAEKCAGIAHASPMIITALVPYIGYEKATEIINGYKAADGKDFRTYLKDLLGEELVDRALDPYSLTALGFKGKGPYKK, encoded by the coding sequence GTGCAGAAGTATCGGGTCGAACATGATCTTCTCGGAGAACTTGATGTTCCGGTAGCGGCATATTGGGGCATACACACTCAAAGGGCCCTCGGAAATTTTGCACTGAGCCCAAGGAAGGTGAATGCCGGTCTGATACATGCATTGGCGCTGGTAAAAAAGGCCTGCTGTCTTGCGAACGTGGAGACGTTATGGATGAAGCCGGACAAGGCCCTGGCGATTTCAGATGCCTGTGACGAGGTGGCTTCGGGCAGGTGGGATTCTGAATTTCCGCTCGATGCCATGCAGGGCGGGGCCGGCACCTCGACGAACATGAACGTCAATGAAGTTATTGCCAACAGGGCTATAGAGATATTGAACGGTGAAAAAGGTGACTATTCGATCGTTAATCCTATAGACGACATTAACCTTCACCAGTCCACGAACGATGTCTATCCAACCGCTGTCAAGGTTGCCGCGATATATGCCCTCAGAAGACTAAGCCGGGACATTGCGGCCCTTCAGGGAGAATTCCAGAAAAAGGAAAAGGAGTTCGGTGAAATCGTTAAGATGGGCAGGACCGAGATGCAGGAGGCGGTTCCTCTTACTCTGGGAATGGAGTTTTCAGCCTTCTCTGAGGCATTAGGGCGTGATCGCTGGCGTACTTTCAAATGCGAGGAAAGGCTCAGGGTGGTCAATCTCGGCGGGACCGCTATAGGCACCGGCATTTCCGCCCCGAAGGACTATATATTCCTTGTGATTGAAAAATTGAGGGATGTCACCGGCCTTGGACTGAGCCGCGGCGAGAATCTAGCCGGAGAGACCGCGAACGCGGACGCATTCGTCGAGGTTTCGGGCATCATGAAGGCTCATGCATCGAACCTGATAAAGATCGCAGGCGATCTGAGGCTTATGAACATGCTGGGAGAAATAAGGCTTCCTTCCATGCAGGCGGGTTCATCGGCCATGCCGGGAAAGATCAATCCGGTGATCGCGGAGGCGGTGATTCAGGCAGGGATACGCGTTGTTGCGAACGACCTCATCGTAACTGAAGCTGCGAACCGCTCGACGTTCCAGATAATAGAGTTCATGCCCATGCTGGCCGATGCACTGCTCGAAAGCATGGACATTCTCTCAAATGTGGATATCATGTTGGCCGGGCATGTTTCAGGCATTTCGGCAGACGCAGAAAAATGCGCCGGGATTGCCCATGCAAGCCCAATGATCATAACGGCGCTTGTGCCGTACATAGGTTATGAGAAGGCGACGGAAATAATAAATGGATATAAGGCTGCTGATGGTAAGGATTTCAGGACCTATCTGAAAGATCTGCTCGGTGAAGAACTGGTTGACAGGGCGCTTGATCCTTATTCGCTTACGGCCCTTGGATTCAAGGGCAAGGGACCATATAAGAAGTAA
- a CDS encoding NADH-dependent [FeFe] hydrogenase, group A6, giving the protein MSEVSLKIDGKEVKVPAGTTILEAAKKADITIPTLCAWQNINHTPGACRVCVVEVEGMRNLVASCVFPVSDNMVVHTNSARVRNARKMIIELLLSNHPSECNFCIRNGNCELQKVAEFANVRRVRFEYPDFTKAEIDDSSPSIVRDNRKCIHCHRCVTVCAQVQSVNALSPVKRGPHVEVAPAFNLPIGETNCINCGQCVMACPVGALYEKDDVDKVWAALQDPTKHVVVQEAPAIRANLGEEFGMPPGSLVTGKMIAALRRLGFDKVFDTNFTADLTIIEEGNELLKRVKEGGTLPMVTSCSPGWIKFCEHFYPDLLDHLSTCKSPQQMFGALAKTYYAQFANIDPKDIVSVSIMPCTAKKYEASRPEMCSSGYRDVDYVLTTRELGRMIKEAGIDFVNLPDEEFDAPMGEYTGAGTIFGATGGVMEAALRTVYAVVTGHDLPSLDITPVRGLEGVKEAEVEVGPLGKVKIAVAHGLGNARKIMDLIRDKKADYAFIEIMACPGGCVAGGGSPIPTNDEIRMLRAGALYKDDGQVQQKRQSHENESVKKLYENFLKEPLGHKSHDLLHTHYVKRGVAVPHIEDEGCCGCSKH; this is encoded by the coding sequence ATGTCGGAAGTATCCTTGAAGATTGACGGTAAAGAGGTCAAAGTTCCAGCCGGAACAACAATTCTAGAAGCGGCAAAAAAGGCGGACATTACAATTCCAACCCTTTGTGCATGGCAGAACATAAACCATACCCCTGGTGCATGCAGGGTGTGCGTGGTCGAAGTCGAAGGGATGCGCAATCTTGTTGCTTCATGTGTGTTTCCGGTAAGTGATAATATGGTGGTGCATACGAACTCCGCAAGAGTAAGAAACGCCAGAAAGATGATAATTGAACTGCTGCTTTCAAATCATCCGAGCGAATGCAATTTCTGCATCAGAAATGGAAACTGCGAACTTCAGAAAGTTGCTGAGTTTGCCAATGTCAGAAGGGTGAGGTTCGAATATCCTGATTTCACTAAGGCTGAAATCGATGATTCAAGCCCGTCGATCGTCAGGGACAACAGAAAATGCATACACTGCCATCGCTGCGTAACCGTATGTGCACAGGTGCAGTCGGTCAACGCGTTGAGTCCGGTAAAGAGAGGACCTCATGTCGAAGTTGCTCCGGCATTCAACCTTCCTATCGGCGAAACAAACTGCATCAACTGCGGCCAGTGCGTAATGGCATGCCCGGTAGGCGCATTGTACGAAAAGGATGATGTTGATAAAGTATGGGCCGCTCTTCAGGATCCCACGAAGCATGTCGTTGTTCAGGAAGCTCCGGCAATCCGTGCAAATCTTGGGGAAGAGTTCGGCATGCCCCCGGGATCGCTTGTAACAGGAAAGATGATAGCCGCTCTCCGCAGACTTGGCTTTGACAAAGTTTTCGATACGAACTTCACTGCTGACCTTACGATTATTGAGGAAGGAAATGAGCTTCTGAAGAGGGTCAAGGAAGGCGGAACCCTGCCGATGGTCACATCGTGCAGCCCGGGCTGGATAAAGTTCTGCGAACATTTCTATCCTGATCTTCTCGATCACCTTTCTACATGCAAATCACCGCAGCAGATGTTCGGCGCGCTTGCGAAGACATATTATGCACAGTTCGCAAACATAGATCCGAAAGACATAGTAAGCGTTTCCATCATGCCCTGCACCGCGAAGAAGTATGAAGCAAGCCGTCCCGAGATGTGCTCTAGCGGATACCGTGATGTGGACTATGTTCTTACGACCAGGGAACTGGGCCGCATGATAAAAGAAGCTGGTATAGATTTCGTCAACCTGCCGGACGAGGAATTTGATGCGCCAATGGGCGAGTACACAGGAGCAGGTACGATATTCGGTGCGACAGGCGGTGTTATGGAAGCGGCCCTGAGAACCGTATATGCAGTCGTTACTGGACACGACCTGCCGAGTCTGGACATTACACCGGTTCGCGGTCTTGAAGGTGTCAAGGAAGCCGAGGTTGAAGTTGGGCCTCTCGGAAAAGTCAAGATAGCGGTTGCCCACGGGCTCGGAAATGCAAGGAAGATCATGGATCTCATCAGGGATAAGAAAGCGGATTATGCATTCATAGAGATAATGGCCTGCCCGGGCGGATGCGTGGCCGGCGGCGGTTCGCCGATTCCGACAAACGACGAGATCAGAATGCTGCGTGCAGGAGCCCTTTACAAGGATGACGGCCAGGTGCAGCAGAAGCGCCAGTCCCATGAAAATGAATCCGTCAAGAAGCTCTATGAAAACTTCCTCAAAGAACCGCTCGGACACAAATCTCACGATCTTCTTCATACCCATTATGTAAAGAGGGGTGTTGCAGTACCTCATATAGAAGATGAAGGATGCTGTGGCTGTTCAAAACATTGA
- a CDS encoding transketolase C-terminal domain-containing protein, producing the protein MSWHEMEMRTVYAKTLNELIAENPDVISLEADLGKASGTFPEVSSKNPGNFIDVGVAEANMIGISAGLASEGKIPFAATFTCFASRRVYDQIYISCAYANNNVKIVGTAPGLTQGSNGGTHMDFTDMAIMRAMPNMHVYAPADAYELRAVMKHMAKTKQPTYLQLIRSKEPRLFDDNYVFNPDKAVILREGSDVTIVSTGYMTKSSLKAADMLAADGIMAEVLHYPSVKPFDEIALVASASKTRKVVSVENQTIIGGLGGAVCEVLSEKCPTRVKRLGIPDKFGEVATEKYLYDKHGFGPVNIVEACKSI; encoded by the coding sequence ATGAGCTGGCATGAAATGGAAATGCGTACGGTTTACGCAAAAACACTTAACGAACTTATTGCAGAGAACCCCGATGTAATAAGCCTTGAAGCTGATCTGGGGAAGGCGTCTGGAACGTTCCCCGAGGTTTCTTCAAAAAATCCCGGTAACTTTATAGATGTGGGAGTCGCCGAGGCCAATATGATAGGCATATCTGCCGGCCTTGCATCCGAGGGCAAGATTCCGTTTGCCGCTACTTTCACATGCTTTGCATCCCGCAGAGTGTATGATCAGATATATATAAGCTGTGCGTATGCGAACAACAATGTAAAGATAGTAGGAACCGCTCCGGGCCTGACGCAGGGATCAAACGGTGGAACCCACATGGACTTTACCGATATGGCGATAATGCGCGCCATGCCAAACATGCATGTATACGCGCCAGCCGATGCCTATGAACTGAGGGCGGTAATGAAACATATGGCCAAGACAAAACAGCCTACATATCTTCAGCTCATTCGTTCGAAGGAGCCCCGGCTCTTTGATGACAACTATGTATTTAACCCGGATAAGGCTGTAATCTTAAGAGAGGGTTCCGATGTAACGATTGTCTCGACCGGATATATGACAAAATCATCGCTGAAAGCTGCAGATATGCTTGCAGCAGATGGTATCATGGCGGAAGTTCTGCATTACCCGTCAGTAAAACCTTTCGATGAAATTGCTCTTGTTGCTTCGGCAAGTAAAACAAGGAAAGTCGTCAGTGTGGAAAATCAGACAATAATAGGCGGTCTCGGCGGAGCGGTATGCGAAGTGCTTTCTGAGAAATGCCCGACCAGGGTAAAGCGTCTTGGCATACCGGATAAATTCGGTGAAGTGGCGACAGAAAAATATCTTTATGATAAGCATGGGTTCGGACCGGTTAATATAGTTGAGGCGTGCAAATCTATTTAA
- a CDS encoding transketolase: MYEELLESWSNEKADELAKEFRFVITDMICRSGSGHIGGALSLVETIISLYWRIMKVNPKEPRWDGRDRLILSKGHAGPVLYAALAYRGYFPMQWLTTLNRDGTWLPSHVDQIRTPGVDITAGSLGQGLSCALGAAIAGKMDGKDHNVFCIVGDGESDEGQVWEAAMFAGHRKIDNLIAITDYNKMQIDGTTDEVVTLEPIVDKWRAFNWEVFEMDGHDWDDINMKISAAIAVKGKPAMIIAHTIKGMGNAAVEGQVGSHNIKIGDKTAYEKYIKALGYECRLPYGEE; this comes from the coding sequence ATGTACGAAGAACTCCTGGAATCATGGAGCAATGAGAAAGCGGATGAGCTTGCGAAGGAATTCCGCTTTGTCATCACGGATATGATATGCCGTTCGGGTTCAGGGCATATCGGTGGTGCGCTGAGTCTCGTCGAGACAATAATAAGCCTGTACTGGCGCATAATGAAAGTTAACCCTAAAGAGCCAAGATGGGACGGCCGCGACAGGCTGATTCTCTCGAAAGGTCATGCAGGCCCAGTACTTTATGCCGCACTTGCATACCGGGGATATTTTCCGATGCAGTGGCTGACTACACTAAACCGGGACGGGACATGGCTGCCGAGCCATGTTGACCAGATACGCACACCCGGTGTCGACATTACAGCCGGTTCCTTGGGGCAGGGGCTCTCGTGCGCTCTCGGCGCCGCTATTGCCGGCAAAATGGACGGGAAAGACCATAATGTGTTCTGCATAGTGGGTGATGGTGAAAGCGATGAGGGCCAGGTCTGGGAGGCCGCCATGTTCGCCGGACACAGGAAGATCGATAACCTTATCGCCATCACGGATTATAACAAAATGCAGATAGACGGTACCACGGATGAAGTTGTCACATTGGAACCTATTGTTGATAAATGGCGTGCTTTCAACTGGGAGGTTTTTGAAATGGACGGCCATGACTGGGACGATATAAACATGAAAATATCCGCGGCAATCGCTGTAAAGGGAAAACCGGCAATGATCATTGCTCATACGATCAAGGGAATGGGCAATGCTGCAGTTGAAGGGCAGGTGGGGAGCCATAATATAAAGATAGGCGACAAAACCGCTTATGAAAAATATATCAAGGCCCTTGGATATGAGTGCAGGCTGCCGTACGGCGAGGAATAA
- the dsrA gene encoding dissimilatory-type sulfite reductase subunit alpha: MSKSDTPLLDELEEGKWPSFVKEIKQAAKKSPMSEDLLKQLELSYKDKIGHWKHGGIVGVKGYGSGVIGRYTDRPDLFPNVQAFHTLRVNHPAGWFYKTDALRTLCDIWDKHGSGLTNLHGSTGDAILLGTTTDHLQPCFNDLSEAGFDLGGSGSALRTPSCCVGPGRCEWACVDSLDLCYNLTMSFQDEIHRPMFPYKFKIKISACPNDCVAAIARADFSVIGTWKGDIAIDQTEVAAYIDSGLDIQKEVCNLCPTRCMELKGSTLKIYDEDCTRCMHCINVMPKALRPGDERGATILVGGKAPIVEGALMSWVLVPFMKLEPPYDELKDLIFKIQDWWSENGKSRERLGELIKRLGMRSFLKAMDLPAAPQMVKAPRTNPYVFFWPEDIKKEEK, translated from the coding sequence ATGTCGAAATCAGATACTCCGCTTCTGGATGAACTCGAAGAAGGCAAGTGGCCCAGTTTTGTAAAGGAAATCAAGCAGGCAGCCAAGAAAAGCCCAATGTCGGAAGACCTTCTTAAACAGCTTGAGCTCTCATACAAGGACAAAATCGGACACTGGAAGCATGGAGGTATTGTCGGCGTCAAGGGATACGGTTCAGGCGTCATCGGCAGATATACCGACCGGCCTGATCTCTTTCCCAATGTTCAGGCATTCCATACCTTAAGGGTCAATCATCCTGCCGGATGGTTCTATAAGACCGATGCACTGAGGACCCTTTGCGATATATGGGACAAGCATGGCAGCGGGCTCACGAATCTTCACGGCTCCACAGGAGACGCCATCCTGCTGGGAACAACGACCGATCACCTTCAGCCCTGTTTCAATGATCTGTCCGAAGCGGGTTTCGATCTTGGCGGTTCCGGATCGGCTCTCAGAACACCGAGCTGCTGCGTAGGACCAGGCCGCTGTGAATGGGCCTGCGTGGACAGCCTGGACCTCTGTTACAACCTGACAATGAGCTTCCAGGATGAAATCCATCGCCCCATGTTTCCATACAAGTTCAAGATCAAGATATCAGCCTGCCCTAATGACTGCGTTGCAGCCATTGCAAGGGCGGATTTTTCTGTTATCGGCACATGGAAGGGGGATATCGCCATAGATCAGACTGAAGTTGCGGCATATATCGATTCAGGACTGGATATTCAAAAGGAAGTCTGCAACCTGTGTCCGACCAGATGCATGGAATTAAAAGGCAGCACCCTCAAAATATACGATGAAGACTGCACCCGGTGCATGCACTGCATCAATGTCATGCCAAAGGCTTTGAGGCCTGGCGATGAACGGGGAGCGACGATCCTTGTAGGAGGAAAAGCCCCCATAGTCGAGGGAGCGCTCATGTCCTGGGTTCTTGTACCATTCATGAAACTGGAACCTCCCTACGATGAACTCAAGGATCTTATATTCAAGATACAGGACTGGTGGAGTGAAAACGGCAAGTCACGCGAGAGGCTGGGTGAACTGATAAAAAGACTGGGTATGCGCTCGTTCCTCAAGGCCATGGATCTTCCTGCAGCCCCGCAGATGGTCAAGGCACCGAGGACAAACCCTTATGTCTTTTTCTGGCCTGAAGACATTAAGAAGGAGGAAAAGTAA
- the dsrB gene encoding dissimilatory-type sulfite reductase subunit beta produces the protein MSTDIGPPDYKTMLPPVVQRNYGKWRYHEIPRPGVLVHVSESGEELYSVRAGSPRLLSTDTIREICEIADAYCDGYLRFTSRHNIEFLLSDKNKLEPLLEELQKRNYPVGGTGHSISNIVHTQGWVHCHTPATDASGPVKALMDEIYDYFVTMTLPAHVRIALACCLNMCGAVHCSDIAILGIHRTVPKPDNSRVPNMCEIPSTVASCPTGAIRGDMKNKTVTINEEKCMYCGNCYTVCPAMPIADPANDGISIWVGGKVSNARSKPAFSKLAIPYLPNNPPRWPEVVDAVKNIIEVYASHAKKHERIGEWIERVGWERFFSLTGIPFTDMHIDDFDMATETFHTSTQFKWR, from the coding sequence ATGTCGACGGATATAGGACCCCCGGATTACAAAACCATGCTTCCGCCCGTAGTTCAGAGAAATTACGGGAAATGGCGCTACCATGAAATTCCAAGGCCAGGCGTTCTGGTCCATGTTTCAGAGTCAGGAGAGGAGCTTTACTCTGTAAGGGCAGGTTCGCCCCGTCTGCTTTCCACGGATACTATCCGTGAAATCTGCGAAATCGCCGATGCCTATTGCGACGGATACCTGCGCTTCACAAGCCGGCACAACATAGAGTTTCTCCTTTCGGATAAAAACAAGCTGGAACCACTCCTTGAGGAACTCCAAAAGAGGAACTACCCTGTCGGCGGAACAGGACATTCCATATCGAACATCGTCCATACTCAGGGCTGGGTGCATTGCCACACACCGGCCACAGATGCATCGGGCCCGGTAAAGGCGCTCATGGACGAAATTTATGATTATTTCGTAACCATGACTCTTCCCGCGCATGTAAGGATCGCGCTTGCCTGCTGCCTTAACATGTGCGGCGCCGTTCATTGTTCCGATATCGCCATTCTGGGCATACACCGCACGGTTCCCAAACCCGACAACTCGCGTGTTCCCAACATGTGTGAAATTCCGAGCACGGTTGCATCCTGCCCCACGGGCGCCATTCGCGGTGACATGAAAAACAAGACCGTCACCATCAACGAAGAAAAGTGCATGTACTGCGGAAACTGCTACACGGTCTGCCCGGCCATGCCAATCGCAGACCCCGCCAACGACGGAATATCAATCTGGGTAGGCGGCAAGGTGTCAAACGCCCGCAGCAAACCGGCATTCTCCAAACTGGCCATCCCTTACCTTCCCAACAATCCCCCCAGGTGGCCTGAAGTTGTGGATGCGGTAAAGAATATCATCGAGGTATACGCATCTCATGCAAAAAAACATGAGCGGATAGGCGAGTGGATCGAACGTGTGGGATGGGAAAGATTCTTCAGCCTTACCGGCATCCCTTTCACCGATATGCATATCGATGATTTCGATATGGCCACGGAAACATTCCATACATCCACCCAGTTTAAATGGAGGTAA
- a CDS encoding dissimilatory sulfite reductase D family protein, whose product MADDLKAKMVEAFREKSKGDKKMFYIRDVTKWFPDEDRHAVQDTVKALIDEEILKYWSSGSSTYIVLAEYFSEA is encoded by the coding sequence ATGGCTGATGATCTGAAAGCAAAAATGGTTGAAGCCTTCCGTGAAAAGTCAAAGGGCGACAAGAAGATGTTTTACATCCGTGATGTCACAAAATGGTTTCCCGATGAAGACCGCCATGCCGTTCAGGACACTGTCAAGGCTCTTATTGATGAAGAAATCCTGAAGTACTGGTCGAGCGGGTCATCAACCTACATCGTTCTTGCCGAATATTTTTCGGAAGCATAA
- a CDS encoding cobyrinate a,c-diamide synthase: protein MKATHSRIVITALRGGAGKTTLSAGMLAALKKRGIMAAPFKKGPDYIDAAWLSSASGKACHNLDSFLMKKETILSSFIRNAAGADMALIEGNRGLFDGMDSLGTHSTAELAKLLKAPVVMIMDCDKVTRTAAAMILGCRMLDPDVDLRGIILNRVSGSRHEGILRRTIEETCRLPVIGAVPRMKDFPFPQRNLGLTPPQEHSHMMHALDMAAGVAEKYIDLDMIISTASQASGTIEADMPAVCPINQTGATIGVLRDSAFQFYYPENLEALNDRGVKVIDISPISDTDLPDINLLYIGGGFPETHAEALSKNTAFRASLREAAEKGLPVYAECGGLMYLGEKLLIGSREYPMAGALPVSFAMVDKPQGHGYTDIEVVAENPYFQTGTNIRGHEFHHSKIVSLDERQIRFAFRMNRGTGIDGIRDGLCKKQILASYTHIHALGTPQWAETLALRAQEHRDQKEKRSDPDLNRHRMKTGHIYRFTASRPIQQ, encoded by the coding sequence ATGAAAGCGACGCATTCCCGAATCGTCATCACCGCCTTGCGCGGAGGAGCAGGGAAAACGACGCTTTCGGCAGGCATGCTTGCAGCCTTAAAGAAAAGGGGTATCATGGCCGCCCCGTTCAAGAAGGGGCCCGACTATATAGATGCAGCATGGCTGTCTTCGGCCTCAGGTAAGGCTTGTCACAACCTGGATTCCTTTCTCATGAAGAAAGAAACCATACTGTCTTCCTTCATCAGAAATGCGGCAGGAGCTGACATGGCACTCATAGAAGGAAACAGGGGCCTTTTCGACGGGATGGACTCTCTCGGCACCCACAGCACCGCTGAACTTGCCAAACTTCTTAAAGCGCCGGTTGTCATGATTATGGATTGTGACAAGGTAACCCGCACGGCAGCAGCGATGATACTGGGATGCCGTATGCTTGATCCAGATGTAGACCTCCGCGGTATCATCCTTAATCGCGTATCGGGAAGCAGGCATGAGGGAATTCTCAGACGTACAATCGAGGAAACCTGCCGTCTGCCTGTCATTGGCGCAGTCCCCAGAATGAAGGATTTTCCGTTTCCTCAAAGGAATCTGGGTCTGACACCTCCGCAGGAACATTCGCATATGATGCATGCCCTTGATATGGCTGCCGGCGTGGCCGAAAAATACATTGATCTGGACATGATTATCTCGACTGCATCTCAGGCTTCAGGCACCATCGAAGCAGACATGCCTGCCGTCTGCCCGATCAATCAGACAGGAGCGACAATCGGCGTCTTAAGAGATTCCGCCTTCCAGTTCTATTACCCCGAGAACCTGGAAGCACTTAACGACAGGGGCGTTAAAGTGATCGACATAAGCCCTATCAGCGATACAGACCTGCCGGATATTAACCTTCTTTATATCGGCGGAGGTTTTCCCGAAACACACGCTGAAGCACTTTCAAAAAATACCGCCTTCAGGGCATCCCTTCGCGAAGCAGCCGAAAAAGGCCTCCCCGTCTATGCCGAGTGCGGAGGTTTGATGTACCTCGGAGAAAAGCTCTTGATCGGAAGCAGAGAATATCCCATGGCCGGCGCCCTGCCCGTATCTTTTGCCATGGTTGATAAACCCCAGGGACACGGATACACGGATATTGAAGTCGTGGCGGAAAACCCCTACTTTCAGACAGGCACCAATATCAGAGGCCATGAGTTTCATCATTCGAAGATAGTTTCCTTAGATGAAAGACAAATCCGTTTTGCCTTCAGGATGAATCGCGGAACCGGCATCGACGGTATTCGGGACGGCCTGTGCAAAAAACAGATTCTTGCAAGCTATACGCATATCCATGCCTTGGGAACACCGCAATGGGCTGAGACGCTTGCTTTAAGGGCTCAGGAACACAGAGATCAGAAGGAAAAGAGGTCGGATCCTGATTTAAACAGGCACCGTATGAAAACCGGACATATTTACAGATTCACAGCCTCAAGACCCATACAACAATAA
- a CDS encoding TusE/DsrC/DsvC family sulfur relay protein, with amino-acid sequence MPTIELAGKTYEVDEDGFLQELDKWNEEFAQAYASTEEIEGTLTEEHWKIINYLRDYFQKFGIAPMIRKVCKDNGIDTKRLYELFPTGPAKGACKLAGLSKPTGCV; translated from the coding sequence ATGCCGACAATCGAACTAGCTGGAAAAACTTATGAAGTTGACGAAGACGGATTCCTTCAGGAACTTGATAAATGGAACGAGGAATTCGCGCAGGCCTATGCAAGCACGGAAGAGATCGAAGGGACATTGACTGAAGAACACTGGAAGATTATCAATTATCTGAGGGATTACTTCCAGAAATTCGGCATAGCCCCAATGATCCGCAAGGTCTGCAAGGACAATGGCATCGACACCAAGAGGCTGTATGAACTCTTCCCCACCGGACCAGCCAAAGGGGCATGCAAACTGGCCGGTCTTTCGAAGCCTACAGGTTGCGTTTAA
- a CDS encoding respiratory nitrate reductase subunit gamma yields MVRLSSLPVHVRWEVYPVQHETASRVYYGGSYMEESDWWEKKQKRSLFNEFKYMAVEILFIRGLFKENRTLWLVSFPFHFGLYLMVAAFLLLMLNAVLALFVEGSIFIKPLDTLIIIAGWSGIVLGNIGCAGLLYRRLSDPELRNYSSFTDYFNIMFIFIFFLSALISILAGDPFFEGAKAYATGLITMGSSFNGYVPGSSISGTVSIISASLLAVYIPLTHMSHMFMKYFLYHSVKWDDAPNLKGGPVEKAIIKNLKLKPTWKASHIGADGRKSWLDIASEAPEEKS; encoded by the coding sequence GTGGTAAGACTGTCATCCCTGCCTGTCCATGTCCGCTGGGAAGTGTATCCTGTACAGCATGAGACCGCATCCAGGGTATATTATGGCGGTTCCTATATGGAAGAATCAGACTGGTGGGAAAAGAAGCAAAAGCGTTCGTTATTCAATGAATTCAAATATATGGCGGTAGAGATATTGTTCATCCGAGGTTTATTTAAGGAAAACAGAACCCTCTGGCTGGTATCTTTTCCATTTCATTTCGGTCTTTATCTTATGGTCGCTGCTTTTCTTCTGCTGATGCTTAATGCGGTTCTGGCCCTATTTGTTGAAGGCAGCATCTTCATCAAGCCCTTAGACACCCTTATCATAATTGCCGGATGGTCCGGTATTGTACTGGGTAATATCGGCTGCGCAGGGCTTTTATACAGGCGTTTATCCGATCCCGAACTCAGAAACTATTCATCTTTTACAGACTATTTCAATATCATGTTCATTTTTATTTTTTTTCTGTCCGCTCTGATAAGCATTCTTGCAGGTGACCCATTTTTTGAAGGAGCAAAGGCGTATGCAACAGGCCTTATCACCATGGGAAGTTCGTTTAACGGGTATGTTCCGGGTAGCAGCATTTCCGGGACTGTTTCCATTATTTCGGCATCCCTTCTTGCCGTCTATATTCCCTTAACTCATATGTCTCACATGTTCATGAAATATTTTCTTTACCACAGTGTTAAATGGGACGACGCCCCCAACCTGAAGGGAGGACCTGTCGAAAAGGCCATTATAAAAAATCTAAAACTCAAACCGACATGGAAGGCATCTCATATCGGGGCCGACGGCAGAAAATCATGGCTCGATATCGCTTCAGAAGCCCCTGAGGAAAAATCATGA